Proteins encoded in a region of the Teredinibacter purpureus genome:
- a CDS encoding type IV pili methyl-accepting chemotaxis transducer N-terminal domain-containing protein, with amino-acid sequence MKSITLLLLMFFASETLALTMGDAINVAGRQRMLSQRITQSFILTGIQPENVRYQKQLRKCVAEFQVNLDNLLKMREASPLMRDLIDVREQWNTFKPVATGPVSKKNAAKLNDISITLLTAAHRYVGKLEKLANSSNAELVNISGRQRMLSQRIAKNYLAYYWQIDDGEALQNLYSDLAEYELMLKYLKESDINTDDILRKILKTEGHLEYASKGFDGDMTLKGDRLIFVITGTTDIMLRNMDEITRMYAKLLDTQDIAIR; translated from the coding sequence ATGAAATCTATTACGCTGTTATTGTTGATGTTTTTCGCCAGTGAAACGCTCGCCCTAACAATGGGTGATGCGATTAACGTCGCAGGCCGTCAACGAATGCTATCGCAGCGAATTACCCAGTCATTTATTCTTACCGGCATTCAACCCGAAAATGTGCGCTACCAAAAACAGCTACGCAAATGTGTCGCTGAATTCCAAGTTAATCTCGACAACCTACTCAAAATGCGCGAGGCCTCCCCTCTCATGCGCGATTTGATCGACGTTCGCGAACAGTGGAATACCTTCAAGCCTGTCGCAACCGGGCCTGTTTCCAAAAAAAATGCCGCCAAACTTAACGACATAAGTATCACGCTCCTAACCGCTGCCCATCGCTACGTAGGAAAACTCGAAAAACTGGCCAATTCCTCTAACGCCGAACTCGTTAACATTTCTGGACGGCAACGCATGTTGTCACAACGAATAGCGAAGAACTACCTCGCCTATTACTGGCAAATAGATGACGGCGAGGCACTGCAAAACCTTTACTCCGATCTCGCTGAATACGAACTAATGCTGAAATACCTGAAAGAAAGCGACATCAATACTGACGATATTTTACGCAAAATCCTCAAGACCGAAGGTCACCTCGAGTATGCCTCCAAAGGCTTCGATGGCGATATGACGCTAAAGGGAGACAGGCTCATTTTTGTCATTACCGGCACGACGGATATCATGCTAAGAAATATGGACGAAATTACCAGAATGTACGCAAAATTGCTCGATACACAGGATATTGCCATTCGCTGA